The sequence GCGCCGAGGCTCTGCTCGAACGCCGCGATGGCGTTGCGGTGGTGGGTGACCGCGGCCTCGCGATCGTCACCACCCCCGCGTGCGATGAGCAGGCCGAGGTCGTTCTCGAGCTGTCCGCGCAGCAGCGGCGGATCACCCATCGCGGCCAGCAACGCGGCAGCCTGCTCCGCGAGCGCGCGGGCCTCCGAGGCGCGGGTGGAATCGCTGGCGATGGCGTAGATCAGTTGGATCGTCGCATGCGCGCGCAGCGATGGATCGTCGATCACCGTCGCGTGTTCGACGGCGCGGGCGGCCGCGCGCTCGGCCGCGAGCATGTCGCCTTGGCGCTGCAGCAGCTTGGCCTCGAGCACACGGGCCCCGCTCGCGGTCGCCCACGCGCCGAGGCGCTCCGCCCCCGCTGCGGCCTGGCGTGCGTCGACGAGCGCGCCCTCGAGCCTCGCCGAGAAGTCGTCAGATGCCGCGAACACCAGCTCCGCGTGCACCAAGCGCGCGGCCGCGAGTGCATCGGCCGCCGCCGCCAGGCTGCTCGCGTCGTCGGGATCGAGCAGCGCGACCAGCTTGGCGCGACGCGGGTCGGCACACGCGGTTGCATCGGAGAGGCTCAGCACCCGGTGGGGCGCGGCCGCGATCGCCCCCGGGGACCCGCTCGCCATGCCCGCGAGCACGCGCTCCACCTCGTCGCGACTCTGACGCAGGCACGACGCGCTCGCCGGTGCGAAGTCGGCGTCGTCGCGCACACCGGTGGCGACGCACGCGGCCCTGGCTGCGTCGACCATGCGCGCCGACGCGGCGTCGAGACCCGCCGCGGTCGTGGCCCAGGCGGTGGTCGCGAACGGCATCGACGAGCGCTCGAACGAGTCGTGCAGCGCCGCGCGCCGCGACTCGCCCCACGCGTCGCGCTCCGCCGATCCGGCGTCGCGGCAGCGATCATCGCGGCCGAGCGCCCACGCCCCCGCGACCGCGGCCAGCGACAGCGGCACCGCGAGTCGCCATCGCCGGCGGCGCGTTGCCGCCAGCGCGGTCAACAGCGACCGCATGTCGGGCCAGCGTTGTGCCGGCGCGATCGCCAGCGCGCGCCCGAGCACGATCCGCAGCGCGCGGGGCAGCTTCGGCGACCACGCCGGCACGCCGTCGCGGGCCATCGCGGTGCGCAACGACGCGAGGTCGTCACCCACGAATGGTCGCTGACCGACGATGGCCTCGTACAACGCGACCGCGAACGAGAACTGATCCGAGCGCGCGTCGGCGGTCGCGCCCGCGAGCTGCTCGGGTGCCATGTACGCGGGCGTGCCCAGCAGCGCGCCGGCGTGGGTCTGCATCAGCG is a genomic window of Deltaproteobacteria bacterium containing:
- a CDS encoding serine/threonine protein kinase → MTTGGPGKPLLADSFADAVIAAQVHAALFGADAPPTTLGRFRVVRALGSGAMGTVWLAHDDELDRAVAVKLLRTPLAGDPELQARLLGEARALAKLAHPNVVVVHEVGTAHGGGFVAMEYIEGESLAQWQAECARSPDEIVAMYLQVGAGLAAAHEVGVVHRDFKPDNVLVGRDGRPRVVDFGLARPSGAREGADPLSLMQTHAGALLGTPAYMAPEQLAGATADARSDQFSFAVALYEAIVGQRPFVGDDLASLRTAMARDGVPAWSPKLPRALRIVLGRALAIAPAQRWPDMRSLLTALAATRRRRWRLAVPLSLAAVAGAWALGRDDRCRDAGSAERDAWGESRRAALHDSFERSSMPFATTAWATTAAGLDAASARMVDAARAACVATGVRDDADFAPASASCLRQSRDEVERVLAGMASGSPGAIAAAPHRVLSLSDATACADPRRAKLVALLDPDDASSLAAAADALAAARLVHAELVFAASDDFSARLEGALVDARQAAAGAERLGAWATASGARVLEAKLLQRQGDMLAAERAAARAVEHATVIDDPSLRAHATIQLIYAIASDSTRASEARALAEQAAALLAAMGDPPLLRGQLENDLGLLIARGGGDDREAAVTHHRNAIAAFEQSLGAAHPDTLAARINLASALGRLDRAREALTELEPAVPQALAVWGEHHPSTARLFGVIGNAWLREGDLEQAGTWLRRALASARGGAADDLEVANALYNLAAVLRRSMLTTPADAREAVAVLEDAIAIRERIEGAASSNLAAYLVALGESQLAAGQPVAAEQVLRRALRGWEREGAAAADFARVRLMLAEALVGRDDAEARVLARDARADFAALGRTSAVERCDALIASLRGL